The segment TCAACTTAAGTTGCTCAACCCCAAGGATCTTGGCAGCCGCAACGCGGTCGCCCTTACAGGCATTGAGCACCATTTCGACATACTGCCGCTCCTGCACCGACAGAAAGTCGGCAAGCGCCGGCCAATCTTTAACCTCCTTGAGCCGCAACGGCAACTGCTCGGCACCAACCAAACGAACCGAGGTGGTCGCGGCGATTTTGGTGATCGTCTGCCCCAGCTCGGAAAGATTCCCCGGCCAGTGATAGGCCTGCAACGCCTCGAGCGCATCGGGCGCAAACTCAATCAGGTGCGCCTCGAAGGAAGGGTTAGAGGCCGTTGCCAAAAAATGCTTCACCAGTAGCGGCACGTCCTCGATGCGATCGCGCAATGGGGTCAGGACCACCGGCAGCGAAGCGACGCGGTAGAACAGCTCATCGTTAAAACGCCCCTCGTCGGTGAGTTTATCGAGATCCTCCGTGGTGGTGCAGATCAGCCGGAAACCATGCGAAGTGTTGCGCAATACGCCCACTAATTCCTGCTGTGTGGCGAGATCCAGCCCATGCAGGTTTTGCAACAGCAGCGTACCACCCCGGGCCTTTTCCACCCAGGCCCCACCGGCGCCATTACTCCCGAGCAAGCCGACACGTAATTCTGAGGCTGAACTCAGCGCGCAGTCGATGCGCACCAAGGGGGATTCAGGCGCTCCGCCACCGGCGTGTAAGATTTCCGCCACCGTTGTGCGTCCCGTACCGGCCTCGCCTTGCAACAGCACGGGCGTACGCACCGTGGAGAGTTTCTTCACCTGCTGGATAAGCCGCTTATTTGAAGCACCTTGCCCAACAAGGCGATGATCCACATCCAACGCCTTGACGGAGGGCGCCGCGGAATCGTTGGCGCGCTCGGCAGTGACCTGCCGAAACGCCAACCCGCGCTTGAGTGTAGCGATCAACTCGTCCACGCGGAAAGGTTTCTGCATGTAGTCAAACGCCCCGAATTTGAGCGCTTGAATCGCGCTTTCGGTGCTCGCGTAGGCAGTCATGATGATGATGACCGCACTCGGATCGTAGGCCTTCAATTGCTTCAGCAACGTGATGCCGTCCATCGGCTTCATGTCGATATCGGCCAACACCAGATCGAACCGCTCGACCTTGTAGCGAGCCAACGCCTTCTCTCCGTCGGTTGCAAACGCAGTGATAAACCCAGTGGGCTGAATCACGGCCTCCAACATTTCATGAATGGAGAGCAAGTCGTCGACGATGAGAACGGAGGACATGAATAAAGAGCGCGAGTTTCGGTATTAAGGCGCAGAAGGCAAGTTATAGCACTTACTCCAGGCCGCCCGCCACCGCACCCAGTTTGAATATGGGCAAAAACATAGCCATCACGATTCCGCCCACCACAACGCCAAGGAAAACAATCAGGAGCGGCTCGATCAGCGAGGTCAGCGAGGCAACGGTGGCCTCACTCTCCGTATCGTAGAAATCAGCGATCTTGTTCATCATGCCGTCCACATTGCCCGTAGATTCACCGGCCTTGACCATGTGCTTCATCATCGGGGGGAAAAACGTATTGATCGCCAATATCTCAGAAACCTGGCCGCCCTGGCTAACATGCTTGGCGACTTCGATGCAGGCGTCCTCGATCTGCACCTTGTCGCTGGCCGCCGAAACGATTTCGAGCGTCCGCAAAATCGGTACGCCGGAACGCATCAGTGTGGCGTAAGTGCGGCAAAAGCGGGAAAGCGCGATTTTGTGGATCAACGAGCCAAAAATCGGCGCCCGCATCAGGCCCACGTGCCACAGGCGCCGGCCCCGGGGCGTTGAAATGAATTTGTTAAAACTCCAGTATGCTGCGCCAGCCCCCGCCAAAAGGTAAAAGAAGTTGGCCTTCAGGAAATCGCTCATGTCGATGAGCATCTGGGTCGGCGCCGGCAGCTTGGCACCGAAGTCGGCAAACATAGCTGCAAACACCGGAATCACGAAAATCAAGAGGACGTTGACCAACGCGACCGCCAAGCCGATGACCGCGATCGGGTAGGTCATGGCCGACTTGACCTTTTTGGTGAGCTTCACCGTGGACTCAAAATAAACCGCCACCTTACTAAGGATTTCCGCCAACGCACCCGACGCTTCGCCGGCCTCGACCATCGAGGTAAACAAGGAGTTGAACGACCGGGGAAACTTCTTCACCGCCGAAGAAAAGGAATTACCCGAAGAAATATCCATGCGGACATCACGGATAATGATTCGAAAAACCGGATCTTCGGTCTGATCTTGAAGCGCCTCAAGACACTGAACCAACGGCAGACCAGCGTTTAAGAGGGAGGACAACTGCTGGGTGAAGATGGCCAGTTCACCGAGGGGCAACTTGTACTTGGATGCCTTTTTTTCGTACGCCTTTTGCTTGGCGAGGGCCTGCGATGCCAAGAAACCCTGATTTTTCCCCCTCGATCCAGCCGCAGGTGCCACTTTTGCGCTTTGCTCCGAGGATGCCGACGTAATGAAAGCCATTGCGCTTTTAAAATAGCGGTCCGTCCACGAAAACCACAACTCATTTTCACCCCTCAGAGCGTAAAAAACTTCACATTAAACGAGTGCTACACCGTGCGCCCCCTAGCCAAAGCTTGACCCGCACGGCCACAACTGCGGAAACTCCTCCGTGATATCACTGCGGTCGTAGTTTAGAGGTAAAACTCCTTCCTTCCAAGTAGGTGTCCCGGGTTCGATTCCCGGCGACCGCACCAAATCACCGGGCTAACGCAAGCGCTCCAAGCGCTCAACCGGCTTCAGCCGCCGAATCAGAAGATTCACCCAGAGCGTGCCCGCGTCACCAGCTAGAGCCTGTCCCAAATTTCCGGATTTTTAAAAAGTGCGCAGAGGTCCATTGGGATTGCGGGCGAACGAGGTGGCACGAATCACCCCAGCGACGTTAAACGGCGGCCCGAATCGATTTTTCCCGCCCCCAAGCGCGGTAGTAAGGTACGGCAAAGCCGGGGCGAGCCCCAGGGTTATTCACATTTTTGCCGGAAAATTGAATTAAGCGGCCAGCGGAAGTGTTATTTCCTCGGCAAGGATTCGTGACACCAGCCAGAGGTTGTGACCGAGTACACTCCAACCCACCGAACGGTAGCGGTTGGCAAACCCTTTACAGCGCAAGCGTCCGCCGAGGCGTTGTTTGAGGATCGCAATGCGCGCTTCGGTCGCCGAACGGCGCCGCTGCAATTGGGCGAAGCGTTTTTCGCTCAAACGCTCCTTGAGCGCGTGCGGATCACGCGGGCATACCGCATCGTAAACGTCTTGTTGCTTGAGCATTGCGGAAGTTTTTTTGGTGGCGAAGCCGCGGTCGGTGCCGACCGCGCTAATCGGCGCACTCAGGTCAAAGCGGTTCTGCCGCGCCAGGCTTTCCTCGAGTTGGCACCATTCTGCCGGAGCCGCGCCCTGGTAGAGTTGCCAGTCGGTGATTAAACCGGAGAGCGCCTCGCTCAACAGCAACGAGTTGCCAAACTCGACTTGGCTCCCTGCTTTGCCGCGAACCAGTACGTTCACATCAAGTTCATGCACGCTGAGGATCTTTTGGTCGTTGGGCACCGGGCGTCCGCCGATGATGCGCTCGTGGGCCTGCTTGATGACGGCGGGCAGTTGGCCGAGCATAGCGTCGATGCGGGTGGTTATCCGCTTGGTTTGGCGTTGGCTGTAATGGGTTTGGCTATACTTCTGCGCCAACAGGTCGCGGTGGCGGCGGGCATGTTCTCCGATCGTGCGTAACAGCGTCTTCATCTTGCGCAGGATCTGTTTACGCGCGCGCTTGGCGTCGTTGCGGCGGCCTGCGTGGGTCATTGACATGCACAACTTGTTCATCTGCTTGGCAAAGCACTCCGGCTCTTCAGGCATACGGTGGAGCAGTCCAGCGCGGCGGATTAAAATCATGGCCTTGAGCAAAGTCTTGGACACATCACGCAACAGCACCCAGTCCACCGGGAAGTGGATGTTGGTCTCCAAGCACGTGCCGTCGATGAGGCAAACATCCATGTCCAGCGGCGCGCTCAACCCGAGTTCAGTGGCGCGATCCTTCTCGCCGCACATCTCCACCAACACTTGCCCCATCCAGCGCACCTGTTCGGCGGTGAAAAACTTCGAGGCCCGCTCCAGCACACTTTTGGACGCCCCCTTGATTCCCTCAAGCGTGCGAACACCGCAAAAATCCGCCAGTAAATCACTTGAGGCAATGCTACGGGAAAGCTCGCGAAAGGATATGTTGCCCAAATGCACCCGCAACACTTCAAAGCGTAACGCTTTGAGCGCAAACTCCATACGCTGGCGTAGTTGTGCGACACTGGCTTGGCCTGCCCCCGCCTTGGCAAAGTCCATCGCCATCGTCTCCAAGTGGCTGCCACGCAACAACGCGTCGAGTCCTTCCAATTGCTGGCGAAACTCGGCGTAATCTTTATTGGCACCGACTGGCGTTAGCGCCGGACGCAACCAGCGTTGCAGGGCAATGGCCGAGGTGGCGGATACGGGTTTTGACTTCATGGCCGATTATAGCGGCTTTTTT is part of the Opitutus sp. genome and harbors:
- a CDS encoding sigma-54-dependent Fis family transcriptional regulator, which produces MSSVLIVDDLLSIHEMLEAVIQPTGFITAFATDGEKALARYKVERFDLVLADIDMKPMDGITLLKQLKAYDPSAVIIIMTAYASTESAIQALKFGAFDYMQKPFRVDELIATLKRGLAFRQVTAERANDSAAPSVKALDVDHRLVGQGASNKRLIQQVKKLSTVRTPVLLQGEAGTGRTTVAEILHAGGGAPESPLVRIDCALSSASELRVGLLGSNGAGGAWVEKARGGTLLLQNLHGLDLATQQELVGVLRNTSHGFRLICTTTEDLDKLTDEGRFNDELFYRVASLPVVLTPLRDRIEDVPLLVKHFLATASNPSFEAHLIEFAPDALEALQAYHWPGNLSELGQTITKIAATTSVRLVGAEQLPLRLKEVKDWPALADFLSVQERQYVEMVLNACKGDRVAAAKILGVEQLKLTS
- a CDS encoding type II secretion system F family protein — translated: MAFITSASSEQSAKVAPAAGSRGKNQGFLASQALAKQKAYEKKASKYKLPLGELAIFTQQLSSLLNAGLPLVQCLEALQDQTEDPVFRIIIRDVRMDISSGNSFSSAVKKFPRSFNSLFTSMVEAGEASGALAEILSKVAVYFESTVKLTKKVKSAMTYPIAVIGLAVALVNVLLIFVIPVFAAMFADFGAKLPAPTQMLIDMSDFLKANFFYLLAGAGAAYWSFNKFISTPRGRRLWHVGLMRAPIFGSLIHKIALSRFCRTYATLMRSGVPILRTLEIVSAASDKVQIEDACIEVAKHVSQGGQVSEILAINTFFPPMMKHMVKAGESTGNVDGMMNKIADFYDTESEATVASLTSLIEPLLIVFLGVVVGGIVMAMFLPIFKLGAVAGGLE